The ANME-2 cluster archaeon genome has a window encoding:
- a CDS encoding AAA family ATPase: protein MDNTIVKSSGETGFVNTPDTQDDDVQSLNKKIEQLDEQNDQLQKRLLDAAVANSNYLQTIQKLKEQVNQLKLPPLFIASIMEVINDMALLRQHGSNQEVITRIPPEIADELQAGMRVAVNNNFVIVNLLAKPADLRARVMELIEAPNVDYSSIGGLDQQIQEVVETIELPLTDPDLFRDVGVEPPTGVLLYGPPGSGKTLIAKAVASRANATFLRMSGSELVQKYVGEGARLVRDVFQMA, encoded by the coding sequence ATGGATAATACAATAGTCAAGTCTTCTGGTGAAACGGGTTTTGTAAATACCCCGGATACACAGGACGATGATGTACAATCATTAAATAAAAAGATCGAGCAGCTTGATGAGCAGAACGACCAGCTCCAGAAACGACTACTTGATGCTGCTGTAGCCAACAGCAATTACCTGCAGACCATACAGAAACTCAAGGAACAGGTAAACCAGTTGAAACTACCACCCCTGTTCATTGCATCAATAATGGAAGTTATCAATGATATGGCACTGCTGCGCCAGCATGGCAGCAACCAGGAAGTTATCACCCGCATCCCGCCTGAAATAGCAGATGAATTACAAGCCGGTATGAGGGTTGCGGTGAATAACAATTTTGTGATTGTGAACTTACTGGCAAAGCCAGCCGACCTAAGGGCCAGGGTCATGGAACTGATCGAAGCACCCAATGTGGATTACAGTTCCATAGGCGGGCTTGACCAGCAGATCCAGGAAGTAGTGGAAACAATTGAGCTCCCGCTAACCGATCCGGACCTGTTCAGGGATGTGGGTGTGGAACCACCAACAGGTGTACTTTTATACGGGCCGCCCGGCAGCGGTAAGACCCTCATTGCCAAAGCGGTGGCCAGCCGGGCTAATGCAACATTCCTCAGGATGTCAGGTTCTGAACTTGTCCAGAAATACGTAGGAGAAGGTGCAAGGCTGGTACGTGATGTGTTCCAGATGGCAA
- a CDS encoding circadian clock protein KaiC has protein sequence MEENTEDTNDGLDRVLTGIEGFDELCGGGLLRDHTYLVSGTSGAGKSILALQFIYNGITKYNENGIIVATEERPEHIRDNAKAFGWDLKALEDDGKLAIIDAASTKIGIPSQEKYVDVRPFDMRSMMDQIIMIQEEIDAKRAVIDSTTSIGFYLQDPAKIRVELLKLSTTLEILGLTSIMTSEVVDDDHPSRFGVENFVTEGTIALYYKRMENVRVRSLEIFKMRGSDHSKKIHPYDITKSGVVVHPHEEVYAVFS, from the coding sequence ATGGAAGAAAATACAGAGGACACTAATGATGGGTTGGATCGCGTTCTAACCGGGATAGAAGGTTTTGATGAGCTTTGTGGAGGCGGCCTGTTAAGGGACCATACATACTTGGTATCAGGAACTTCAGGGGCTGGAAAATCCATTCTTGCGCTTCAATTCATTTACAACGGCATCACCAAATATAATGAGAACGGCATCATAGTAGCAACAGAGGAACGGCCCGAACATATCAGGGACAATGCAAAAGCATTCGGCTGGGACCTGAAGGCCCTGGAGGATGATGGAAAACTTGCCATTATTGATGCGGCGTCCACCAAGATCGGTATCCCGTCACAGGAAAAATACGTTGATGTAAGACCCTTTGACATGCGTTCCATGATGGATCAGATCATTATGATCCAGGAAGAGATCGATGCAAAACGGGCAGTAATAGATTCAACTACGTCCATTGGATTCTATCTGCAGGACCCGGCCAAGATACGTGTGGAACTGTTAAAATTATCCACCACCCTGGAAATACTGGGCCTGACTTCAATCATGACATCCGAAGTTGTGGATGATGATCATCCCAGCCGTTTCGGAGTGGAGAACTTCGTGACCGAGGGGACAATTGCCCTGTATTACAAGAGGATGGAAAATGTAAGGGTGCGCAGCCTTGAAATATTTAAGATGCGCGGCTCTGACCACAGCAAGAAGATCCATCCCTACGATATTACCAAAAGTGGAGTCGTTGTGCATCCGCACGAAGAGGTTTATGCAGTATTCTCATAA